The Humulus lupulus chromosome 3, drHumLupu1.1, whole genome shotgun sequence genome window below encodes:
- the LOC133822616 gene encoding basic transcription factor 3-like has product MNVDKLKKMAGAVRTGGKGSVRRKKKAVHKTTTTDDKRLQSTLKRIGVNAIPAIEEVNIFKDDVVIQFINPKVQASIAANTWVVSGSPQTKKLQDILPSILNQLGPDNLDNLKKLAEQFQKQAPGAAGAGDAAAQEDDDDDVPELVPGQTFEAAAEEEKAPAS; this is encoded by the exons ATGAATGTGGACAAGCTTAAGAAGATGGCTGGTGCCGTTCGCACCGGTGGGAAAGGTAGCGTGAGAAG AAAGAAGAAGGCCGTACACAAGACTACTACCACAGATGACAAAAGGCTTCAGAGCACTCTAAAGAGAATAGGAGTCAATGCTATCCCTGCAATTGAAGAAGTCAACATCTTTAAGGATGATGTTGTCATCCAGTTCATTAACCCCAAAG TTCAAGCATCTATTGCTGCCAATACTTGGGTCGTCAGTGGATCTCCTCAGACAAAGA AATTGCAGGATATTCTTCCTAGCATCCTTAACCAATTGG GACCAGATAACTTGGATAACTTGAAGAAACTAGCAGAGCAGTTCCAGAAGCAGGCACCTGGTGCCGCTGGTGCTGGGGATGCAGCAGCACAAGAGGATGACGATGACGATGTTCCAGAGCTAGTTCCTGGGCAGACATTTGAAGCAGCCGCAGAAGAAGAGAAGGCTCCTGCATCTTAA